In a genomic window of Pseudoglutamicibacter albus:
- the dtd gene encoding D-aminoacyl-tRNA deacylase — translation MRAVVQRVKNASVVVEGHVVAEFEGQGLVVLLGVAVDDGHAEAAAVASKIAHLRILEAEKSAVTAQAPVIVVSNFTLYGDVRKGRRPSWSKAARPEAAVDLYEEVAATLRGFGLEVGTGVFGAEMEVNLTNDGPVTLIIDSAELAL, via the coding sequence ATGCGCGCGGTTGTGCAGCGGGTCAAGAACGCAAGCGTTGTGGTTGAGGGCCATGTGGTGGCCGAGTTTGAAGGCCAGGGGCTTGTGGTTCTGCTCGGGGTTGCGGTCGATGACGGACACGCCGAAGCCGCAGCTGTCGCTTCGAAGATCGCGCACCTTCGCATTCTGGAGGCCGAAAAGTCCGCGGTCACCGCGCAGGCGCCGGTCATCGTGGTCAGTAACTTCACCCTCTACGGGGATGTGCGAAAGGGCAGGCGGCCTTCATGGTCGAAGGCCGCCCGCCCTGAGGCTGCTGTGGATCTCTATGAAGAGGTCGCCGCTACCCTTCGTGGTTTCGGTTTAGAGGTCGGAACCGGCGTGTTCGGGGCCGAGATGGAGGTCAACCTCACCAACGACGGACCG
- a CDS encoding replication-associated recombination protein A, which yields MDLFSSADDDTDDDRDRDEDRPRPRPPLAVRMRPKTIDEVAGQKHLLEPGSPLRQLAQSDGGGPAGLSSLILYGPPGVGKTTLAHVIANGPHRTFVEVSAISAGVKDVRQVMDQARADRSMRGTTTVLFLDEIHRFNKAQQDALLPGVENGWVVLVAATTENPSFSVISPLLSRSLLLKLKPLERDDVRRLLLRALENPRGLGNSVELPEDVMDQLIDLSGGDARRALTSLEAAAAVALERARHETQDSDQQANTVPVVTREDAERAVDTALRRYDKQGDNHYDTASALIKSIRGSDVDAALHYAAVMMEAGEDPRFLARRLVISASEDIGMADPTALQTAVAAANAVQLIGMPEARIVLAQAVVHLASAPKSNAAYRAIDRAIADVRAGKGSGVPAHLRDAHYSGAKALGHGKGYVYPHDHELGVVPQQYAPDDLQGIDYYEPTQHGFERTVSQRIDSIRSILRNNGA from the coding sequence ATGGATCTTTTCTCTTCTGCCGACGATGACACCGATGATGACCGCGACCGTGATGAGGACCGCCCGCGCCCGCGTCCGCCTCTGGCTGTCCGGATGCGTCCTAAAACGATCGACGAGGTAGCGGGGCAGAAGCATTTGTTAGAGCCGGGCTCTCCGTTGCGTCAGCTTGCACAAAGCGATGGGGGCGGTCCCGCCGGGCTGAGCTCGCTCATCTTGTATGGACCTCCAGGGGTTGGTAAGACGACCTTGGCACATGTGATCGCCAACGGTCCGCATCGCACCTTCGTTGAGGTCTCAGCTATTTCTGCTGGGGTCAAAGATGTTCGGCAGGTCATGGATCAGGCTCGTGCTGACCGTTCGATGCGCGGCACCACGACAGTGCTGTTCCTCGATGAGATCCACCGTTTCAATAAGGCACAGCAAGATGCGTTGCTGCCCGGGGTTGAGAACGGTTGGGTCGTTTTGGTGGCCGCGACCACGGAGAACCCTTCATTCTCGGTCATCTCGCCGCTTTTATCTCGCTCCCTCCTGCTCAAACTCAAGCCGCTGGAGCGAGACGATGTGCGCCGTCTCTTGTTGCGGGCGCTTGAGAACCCTCGCGGGCTCGGGAACTCTGTTGAGTTACCCGAGGATGTCATGGATCAGCTCATCGACCTATCCGGCGGAGATGCTCGCCGTGCTCTGACAAGCCTTGAGGCGGCGGCCGCGGTTGCGCTGGAACGCGCCCGCCACGAAACGCAAGACTCCGACCAACAAGCAAACACGGTGCCTGTTGTGACCCGGGAAGACGCTGAACGCGCAGTCGATACCGCTCTGCGACGCTACGACAAACAAGGGGATAACCACTACGACACCGCGAGTGCTCTCATCAAGTCGATCCGCGGTTCCGACGTCGATGCGGCCTTGCACTATGCCGCGGTCATGATGGAGGCGGGGGAGGACCCACGCTTCCTCGCCCGCAGACTCGTGATCTCTGCATCGGAAGATATTGGGATGGCCGACCCAACAGCGTTGCAAACAGCTGTTGCCGCGGCGAACGCCGTACAGCTGATAGGCATGCCGGAGGCGCGCATCGTTCTCGCCCAAGCCGTGGTTCACTTAGCGAGCGCACCGAAATCAAATGCCGCCTACCGCGCGATCGATCGCGCTATCGCCGATGTGCGCGCAGGCAAGGGAAGCGGTGTTCCGGCGCACTTGCGCGACGCCCACTATTCAGGTGCTAAAGCGCTTGGTCACGGCAAAGGCTACGTGTACCCCCACGATCACGAACTCGGGGTTGTCCCGCAACAGTATGCGCCGGATGACCTGCAAGGTATCGACTATTACGAGCCGACCCAGCACGGATTCGAGCGAACCGTATCCCAGCGCATCGACTCGATTCGTTCAATCCTGCGCAACAACGGAGCATAG